The Myxococcota bacterium genome has a segment encoding these proteins:
- the ettA gene encoding energy-dependent translational throttle protein EttA: protein MAHEFVFTMQDLRRVVGEGRVILDGITLAFLPGAKIGVLGHNGAGKSSLLRIMAGLDQDFTGEAKPAPGVRIGLLSQEPVLDESKDVLGNVMEGVAPVRDLLARFEEVSNKFAEPLEDDEMNALLEEQGKLQDQIDAAGGWELERTLEVAMDALRCPPGDTPVATLSGGERRRVALCRLLLSKPDLLLLDEPTNHLDAESVAWLERFLQEYPGTVIAVTHDRYFLDNVAGWILELDRGKGIPWKGNYSSWLDQKRKRLEVEEKQASARAKTLERELEWIQMSPRARQAKSKARVNAYEKLLEQNQSNVDRKLEIAIPTPPRLGDKVVRVEHLRKGYGDRLLIDDLTFEIPPGAIVGVIGANGAGKSTLFRMIAGQEEPDGGAIELGDTVSLAYVDQLRDHLAADKTVYDVISGGEDVMQVGRREVPSRAYVASFNFRGPDQQKLVGALSGGERNRVHLATLLKSGGNVLLLDEPTNDLDVDTLRALEDALVEFPGCVVITSHDRWFLDRIATHILAFEGDSHVEWFEGNYQDYEKDRRRRLGADADQPHRLKYRRIDA from the coding sequence GTGGCGCACGAGTTCGTCTTCACGATGCAGGACCTGCGGCGCGTCGTCGGCGAAGGGCGCGTCATCCTCGACGGCATCACGCTCGCGTTCCTGCCCGGCGCGAAGATCGGCGTGCTCGGCCACAACGGCGCCGGCAAGAGCTCGCTGCTGCGCATCATGGCCGGGCTCGACCAGGACTTCACGGGCGAGGCGAAGCCCGCGCCCGGCGTGCGCATCGGTCTGCTCTCGCAGGAGCCCGTGCTCGACGAGTCGAAGGACGTGCTCGGCAACGTGATGGAGGGCGTCGCGCCCGTGCGCGACCTGCTCGCGCGCTTCGAGGAGGTCTCGAACAAGTTCGCCGAGCCGCTCGAGGACGACGAGATGAACGCGCTGCTGGAAGAGCAGGGCAAGCTACAGGACCAGATCGACGCGGCCGGCGGCTGGGAGCTCGAGCGCACGCTCGAGGTGGCGATGGACGCGCTCCGCTGTCCGCCGGGCGACACGCCGGTGGCCACGCTCTCGGGCGGCGAGCGGCGCCGCGTCGCGCTCTGCCGGCTGCTCCTCTCGAAGCCCGACCTGCTCCTGCTCGACGAGCCCACGAACCATCTCGACGCCGAGTCGGTCGCGTGGCTCGAGCGCTTCCTGCAGGAGTACCCGGGCACGGTCATCGCCGTCACGCACGATCGTTATTTCCTCGACAACGTCGCCGGCTGGATCCTCGAGCTCGACCGCGGCAAGGGCATCCCGTGGAAGGGCAACTACTCCTCGTGGCTCGACCAGAAGCGCAAGCGCCTCGAGGTGGAGGAGAAGCAGGCGAGCGCGCGCGCCAAGACGCTCGAGCGCGAGCTCGAGTGGATCCAGATGAGCCCGCGCGCGCGCCAGGCCAAGAGCAAGGCGCGCGTCAACGCCTACGAGAAGCTGCTCGAGCAGAACCAGTCGAACGTCGACCGCAAGCTCGAGATCGCGATCCCGACGCCGCCGCGGCTCGGCGACAAGGTCGTGCGCGTCGAGCACCTGCGGAAGGGCTACGGCGACCGGCTCCTGATCGACGACCTCACGTTCGAGATCCCGCCCGGCGCGATCGTCGGCGTGATCGGCGCGAACGGCGCGGGCAAGTCGACGCTGTTCCGCATGATCGCCGGCCAGGAGGAGCCCGACGGCGGCGCGATCGAGCTCGGCGACACCGTCTCGCTCGCCTACGTCGACCAGCTGCGCGACCACCTCGCCGCGGACAAGACGGTCTACGACGTGATCAGCGGCGGCGAGGACGTGATGCAGGTCGGTCGGCGCGAGGTGCCGTCGCGCGCCTACGTCGCGTCGTTCAACTTCCGGGGCCCCGACCAGCAGAAGCTCGTCGGCGCGCTCTCGGGCGGCGAGCGCAACCGCGTCCACCTCGCGACGCTGCTCAAGAGCGGCGGCAACGTGCTCCTGCTCGACGAGCCCACGAACGACCTCGACGTCGACACGCTGCGCGCGCTCGAGGACGCGCTCGTCGAGTTCCCCGGCTGCGTCGTGATCACGTCGCACGACCGCTGGTTCCTCGACCGCATCGCGACGCACATCCTCGCCTTCGAGGGCGACAGCCACGTCGAGTGGTTCGAGGGCAACTACCAGGACTACGAGAAGGACCGCCGCCGCCGGCTCGGCGCCGACGCCGACCAGCCGCACCGCCTCAAGTACCGGCGGATCGACGCGTAG